One region of Eupeodes corollae chromosome 1, idEupCoro1.1, whole genome shotgun sequence genomic DNA includes:
- the LOC129949253 gene encoding kelch-like protein 5, translating to MDGMVVESILGFIYTASIELQSATVRRVLRAAELFEMETLVAACWDFLGDQLDATNCLTVLSLAEEQGYTELHREASIYAYTNFDEVCKEDEFFQQTKDQLKKFIFGADISAEKVFINLVSWFDYDRQNREQYLFELLSNIRFDLLDPKFIIENRHLVCKSMECFESICSWLQWHISPDTRPKLCPSQRHAKLSFVGEDLTFRTLEPDSEWPIWVLNQDIPLTLSKKSTALDKSVIAIKDKLIIVGGTVQSQASRNVDCFDLKTKVLSSLPPMNIARTFAGVAELNGNLYVIGGCKDDGEWLDSVEMYSFAANCWKRLPPLNSPFTRIKVAVVNGLIYAVGDNSRSMDCFCPITMKWNQKSFNIEKSSEFGVAGVDGSLYVVGGSFNGKSSFSVERYDTETNCWTVITQCETRRSSVECVGLNEIDCL from the coding sequence ATGGATGGCATGGTCGTGGAATCGATACTTGGCTTTATTTATACTGCCTCAATAGAGCTCCAGAGTGCAACGGTTCGAAGAGTCTTGAGAGCAGCAGAGCTCTTTGAAATGGAAACATTGGTGGCAGCTTGCTGGGATTTTCTGGGTGACCAGTTGGATGCAACTAACTGTCTCACTGTACTATCGTTGGCAGAAGAACAGGGCTACACAGAATTGCACAGGGAAGCGTCCATATATGCGTACACCAATTTTGATGAAGTCTGCAAGGAGGATGAGTTCTTCCAGCAGACCAAAGATCAGctcaaaaaattcatatttggaGCTGACATATCCGCCGAGAAGGTGTTTATAAACCTCGTGTCATGGTTTGACTACGACCGCCAAAACCGTGAGCAATACCTTTTTGAACTTTTGTCAAATATTCGGTTCGATTTATTGGATCCAAAGTTCATAATCGAGAACAGACATCTGGTATGTAAATCCATGGAGTGCTTTGAGTCAATTTGCAGCTGGCTGCAATGGCACATCTCTCCGGACACTCGCCCAAAACTCTGTCCAAGTCAAAGACATGCTAAACTTAGTTTTGTCGGAGAGGATCTGACTTTTCGCACTTTGGAGCCGGACTCTGAGTGGCCAATCTGGGTCCTCAATCAAGACATTCCGTTGACGCTTTCCAAGAAGAGCACTGCCCTGGACAAATCAGTGATTGCAATCAAAGATAAGCTGATAATAGTGGGAGGTACGGTTCAGAGTCAGGCATCCAGAAACGTCGACTGTTTTGACCTTAAAACAAAGGTTTTGAGTTCTTTGCCTCCAATGAACATAGCCCGCACTTTCGCCGGGGTGGCCGAGCTGAATGGAAATCTTTACGTGATTGGCGGTTGCAAAGATGATGGAGAATGGTTGGATTCCGTGGAAATGTATAGCTTCGCCGCCAACTGCTGGAAACGTCTTCCTCCACTTAACTCGCCCTTCACACGCATCAAAGTGGCAGTTGTCAATGGCCTCATCTATGCTGTTGGAGATAATAGCCGCTCGATGGACTGCTTCTGTCCCATCACCATGAAATGGAACCAGAAGTCATTTAACATCGAAAAGTCAAGTGAGTTTGGTGTAGCCGGTGTCGATGGGAGCTTGTATGTTGTTGGGGGTAGCTTTAATGGCAAGAGTTCGTTTTCGGTTGAACGTTATGATACCGAGACAAATTGCTGGACCGTTATAACCCAATGTGAAACTAGACGATCTTCTGTGGAATGTGTCGGTTTGAATGAAATTGATTGTCTGTGA